Proteins encoded within one genomic window of Acinetobacter sp. WCHA55:
- the lptA gene encoding lipopolysaccharide transport periplasmic protein LptA, with protein sequence MNHNPKFSISKTFLKQTLALSLGVAVSTFALALPSDRSKAISLVADRATFNEKTGVTTYTGNVIIEQGTMKLQADSIVANLNQTRQISTITANGKPARFQQQVSTNKGIAKGQAQKIIYNAETGIITLSGSALLEQDGASIRGNTLRYSMNKGDIEAIGTPNNSGSSSGRVQIVIPPSSSQSFPGARD encoded by the coding sequence ATGAACCATAATCCAAAATTTTCTATTTCGAAAACTTTCCTCAAGCAAACACTTGCACTGAGTTTAGGTGTAGCAGTTTCAACTTTTGCTTTGGCATTGCCAAGTGACCGTAGTAAAGCAATTTCGTTGGTGGCAGATCGAGCAACGTTTAATGAAAAAACGGGTGTTACGACATACACAGGCAATGTCATCATCGAACAGGGCACGATGAAACTACAAGCAGATTCAATTGTTGCCAATTTAAATCAAACCCGTCAAATTAGTACTATTACGGCCAATGGTAAGCCTGCACGTTTCCAGCAGCAAGTTAGTACCAATAAAGGTATTGCTAAAGGTCAGGCGCAAAAGATTATTTATAATGCAGAAACAGGCATTATTACCTTATCGGGCAGTGCACTTCTAGAACAAGATGGTGCTAGTATTCGCGGTAATACATTGCGTTATAGTATGAACAAAGGTGACATCGAGGCGATTGGCACACCAAACAACAGTGGTTCATCGAGTGGTCGTGTTCAAATTGTTATTCCACCTTCAAGTTCTCAATCCTTCCCAGGAGCGCGTGACTAA
- a CDS encoding IMPACT family protein, with protein sequence MPFTISSLVSYEEDIKKSRFQAFAVPVENEQAVKDFLEQYKDISTTHQCWAWKIGHNVRFNDDGEPSGTAGRPILATIEGNELTNVLVLVNRWYGGVKLGTGGLVRAYGGTAGQCLLLAEKIELIEKKKVHFACQFNEWAIFQYELNSQQIEFNEQYTADGVLVKALLQVHQIDALRLKIQDLTRGREALKIVDDHHD encoded by the coding sequence ATGCCATTTACCATCTCTAGTTTAGTGAGCTATGAAGAAGACATTAAGAAAAGTCGTTTTCAAGCATTTGCTGTGCCTGTAGAAAATGAACAAGCTGTTAAAGATTTTCTAGAGCAATATAAAGATATCAGCACCACACATCAGTGCTGGGCATGGAAAATTGGCCACAATGTCCGTTTTAATGATGACGGTGAACCCTCAGGTACTGCAGGCCGCCCTATTTTGGCGACCATTGAAGGAAATGAACTGACCAATGTTTTGGTTTTGGTCAATCGTTGGTATGGTGGTGTCAAACTAGGCACAGGCGGGCTGGTACGTGCTTATGGTGGAACAGCAGGACAGTGTTTACTGTTGGCTGAAAAAATAGAGCTCATTGAGAAGAAAAAAGTGCATTTTGCCTGCCAATTTAATGAATGGGCGATTTTCCAGTATGAGCTGAATAGCCAGCAGATTGAGTTTAATGAGCAATATACTGCGGATGGCGTGCTTGTGAAGGCATTATTGCAAGTGCATCAGATTGATGCGCTCAGACTTAAAATACAAGACCTAACCCGTGGGCGTGAAGCGTTAAAAATTGTGGATGACCATCATGACTGA
- a CDS encoding acyltransferase: MTDPLLKYREQHKHRLNYMPWLYWSLKPKNRVWAEAWQQEYQAYLMEMETVEIGQNCFISPLAHIFAEPGRKIVIGDNTFIAADCTLHGPIEIGSEVAINHHCILDGGRVGIKLHDQVRIAAYCHLYAFDHGMALSDPIYQQPVRSQGIEIGRDVWLGAHVGVKDGVKIGAHAVVGMNSMVTKDIAEQSIVAGNPAQFIRLRD; the protein is encoded by the coding sequence ATGACTGATCCCTTATTAAAATATCGTGAGCAGCATAAGCATCGCTTAAACTATATGCCTTGGTTATATTGGTCACTCAAGCCTAAAAACCGTGTGTGGGCTGAAGCATGGCAGCAAGAATACCAAGCTTATTTAATGGAAATGGAAACCGTTGAAATTGGTCAAAACTGTTTTATTTCTCCATTAGCACACATATTTGCAGAGCCTGGTCGTAAAATTGTCATTGGGGACAACACTTTTATTGCTGCCGATTGTACTTTGCATGGGCCTATAGAGATTGGCAGTGAAGTTGCGATTAATCATCATTGTATTTTAGATGGTGGTCGTGTGGGGATTAAGTTACATGACCAAGTGCGTATTGCAGCCTATTGTCACTTATATGCTTTTGATCATGGCATGGCACTCAGTGATCCGATTTATCAACAACCTGTGCGTTCACAAGGGATAGAAATTGGTCGAGATGTTTGGTTGGGGGCACATGTGGGCGTGAAAGATGGAGTGAAAATTGGTGCACATGCTGTGGTGGGTATGAATAGTATGGTGACCAAGGATATCGCCGAGCAATCGATTGTTGCGGGAAATCCTGCACAGTTTATTCGTTTACGTGATTAA
- the fdxA gene encoding ferredoxin FdxA: MTFVVTENCIKCKYQDCVEVCPVDCFYEGPNFLVINPDECIDCALCEPECPANAIFSEDELPEGQEVFIELNAELSQTWPNITQIGDQPADREEWNGKADKLQYLEK; encoded by the coding sequence ATGACCTTTGTTGTCACTGAAAATTGTATTAAATGTAAATATCAAGACTGCGTTGAAGTTTGTCCAGTAGACTGTTTCTATGAAGGTCCAAACTTTCTAGTGATCAATCCAGATGAGTGTATTGATTGTGCACTGTGTGAACCTGAATGTCCTGCAAATGCAATTTTCTCTGAAGATGAACTGCCAGAAGGTCAAGAAGTCTTTATCGAACTGAATGCTGAATTATCACAAACTTGGCCGAACATTACCCAGATTGGTGACCAACCTGCTGACCGTGAAGAATGGAATGGTAAAGCAGATAAGTTACAATACTTAGAAAAGTAA
- a CDS encoding KpsF/GutQ family sugar-phosphate isomerase: MSNPIDFQKVALETLEIERQALSVLAQQIDDRFSRACEIILKCKGRLVITGMGKSGHIGRKMAATFASTGTPSFFMHPGEAGHGDLGMLVAGDVLIAISNSGKSDEIMMLMPLIKYLGVPLITISGDERGPMPQNADVALTLGDIQEACPLGLAPTSSTTATLALGDALAVALLDARGFTSDDFARSHPAGALGKRLLLHVKHLMHTGEELPKVSPDTAMNKVLYEISNKRLGLTTIVDENDRLLGIFTDGDLRRLIDKQQGFDVNLAVSDVMIKSPLTISPEARAVEALERMNEKKINQFVVVDESNKVIGVLSMHDLIQAGVN; this comes from the coding sequence ATGTCAAATCCCATTGATTTCCAAAAGGTTGCTTTAGAAACACTAGAGATAGAGCGTCAGGCACTCTCGGTACTTGCTCAGCAAATCGATGATCGTTTTAGCCGTGCTTGTGAAATTATCCTAAAGTGCAAAGGGCGCTTAGTCATTACGGGTATGGGTAAATCAGGGCATATTGGCCGAAAAATGGCAGCCACATTTGCTTCTACAGGTACACCATCATTCTTTATGCATCCAGGTGAAGCAGGGCATGGTGATTTGGGTATGTTGGTTGCAGGCGATGTATTGATTGCGATTTCAAACTCGGGCAAGAGTGATGAAATTATGATGCTGATGCCTTTGATTAAATATTTAGGTGTGCCTTTAATTACCATCAGTGGTGATGAACGTGGACCAATGCCACAAAATGCTGATGTGGCGCTGACCTTAGGTGATATCCAAGAAGCGTGTCCCTTAGGTCTAGCACCAACATCGAGTACAACAGCGACTTTAGCTTTGGGTGATGCATTGGCTGTTGCATTATTAGATGCCCGCGGGTTTACTTCCGATGACTTTGCGCGCTCGCATCCTGCGGGTGCTTTGGGTAAACGTCTGTTATTACATGTGAAGCATTTAATGCACACTGGGGAAGAGTTGCCGAAAGTGTCTCCAGATACAGCAATGAACAAAGTTCTGTACGAAATCTCTAACAAACGCCTAGGTTTAACCACAATTGTAGATGAAAATGACCGTCTATTAGGGATTTTTACGGATGGTGACTTACGCCGTTTGATTGATAAACAACAAGGTTTTGATGTGAATTTGGCAGTATCTGATGTGATGATTAAGAGCCCGCTTACTATTTCACCTGAAGCACGTGCTGTTGAAGCATTAGAGCGAATGAATGAAAAGAAAATTAACCAATTTGTTGTCGTTGATGAGAGCAATAAAGTCATTGGTGTTTTGAGTATGCATGACCTGATTCAAGCTGGGGTAAATTAA
- a CDS encoding adenosylcobinamide-GDP ribazoletransferase, translating to MTPFWIALQFLTTFPVRLSAMPTPQQNAQALLFYPVVGLLIGGILYGIALFLQALPVVLLSSVILVLWIWLTGGLHLDGLADTADAWVGGFGDKARTLEIMRDPSCGPIGVLSLVIVCILKWSALYVLLQKQLYTALILFPLLGRLVPLFFFLSTRYVRDKGLGSLLSQHLARPIAIALLLLIPLVALYWASAGAVVIATFYLVLWYLRCKFIQRIGGVTGDTIGASIEIIELATLLSFVFAVFYLT from the coding sequence ATGACACCTTTTTGGATTGCATTACAGTTTTTAACGACGTTTCCAGTTCGCTTAAGCGCAATGCCAACGCCTCAGCAAAATGCGCAGGCATTGTTGTTTTATCCTGTGGTAGGTTTGCTCATAGGCGGCATTCTGTATGGGATTGCTCTGTTCTTGCAGGCTTTGCCAGTTGTGCTGTTAAGCAGTGTAATTCTGGTGTTGTGGATTTGGCTGACAGGTGGTTTGCATCTGGATGGTTTGGCCGATACTGCCGATGCTTGGGTTGGTGGTTTTGGCGATAAAGCACGCACACTTGAGATCATGAGAGATCCGAGTTGTGGGCCGATAGGTGTACTCAGTCTTGTCATTGTCTGTATATTAAAATGGTCGGCATTGTATGTGTTATTACAAAAACAGCTATATACAGCGTTGATCCTCTTTCCTCTGTTAGGACGTCTCGTGCCGCTATTTTTCTTTTTAAGCACGCGCTATGTGCGTGATAAAGGACTCGGCAGCTTGTTAAGTCAACATTTAGCTCGACCAATCGCAATAGCACTTTTACTGCTGATACCTTTGGTGGCTTTGTATTGGGCATCGGCTGGTGCTGTGGTGATTGCCACTTTTTATCTGGTGCTGTGGTATTTACGGTGTAAATTTATACAGCGCATCGGGGGAGTGACAGGCGATACCATCGGGGCAAGTATTGAAATAATTGAATTAGCCACATTATTGAGTTTTGTGTTTGCTGTATTTTATTTAACTTAA
- the cobT gene encoding nicotinate-nucleotide--dimethylbenzimidazole phosphoribosyltransferase — protein MNWWLEACQSPNESVLAQALARQSQLTKPTGSLSELESVAVTLASLQNAVKPKIDRPWITIFAGDHGVMEENISAYPQAVTRQMLQNFATGGACISVIAKEYQAKLQVIDCGSVGEAYEYVGVERHCIRAGTANFAQTQAMTEAECKAAFALGRKSVEDAIAYGADIYVAGEMGIGNTCSASAVACFLLAEPADKLTGVGTGIRTEQLIHKKQVIDQALALHVQYVGNDPLKALCAVGGLEIAAMTGAYIRCAQLGLPMVVDGFISTVSALLAVRLNPQVRAWMLFGHQSAEYGHVRLLQELKAVPLLKLNLRLGEGSGAGAALGLIKLACRLHNEMATFAEAAVIGEKV, from the coding sequence GTGAATTGGTGGTTAGAAGCATGTCAAAGTCCGAATGAGTCAGTATTGGCTCAAGCCCTAGCACGCCAGTCACAGTTGACCAAACCGACGGGCTCGTTGTCGGAGCTTGAATCGGTTGCTGTAACCTTAGCCAGTTTGCAAAACGCTGTAAAACCTAAGATTGACCGCCCATGGATTACAATTTTTGCAGGTGATCATGGAGTGATGGAGGAAAATATTTCTGCCTATCCACAAGCGGTGACACGTCAAATGTTGCAGAACTTCGCAACAGGTGGGGCGTGTATTAGTGTGATTGCCAAAGAGTATCAAGCCAAATTACAAGTCATCGACTGTGGTTCAGTTGGTGAAGCTTATGAATATGTCGGAGTTGAACGCCATTGTATCCGTGCGGGAACGGCGAACTTTGCTCAAACCCAAGCCATGACTGAGGCTGAATGTAAAGCTGCTTTTGCTTTGGGTCGGAAAAGTGTGGAAGATGCCATCGCTTATGGGGCAGATATCTATGTCGCGGGTGAGATGGGCATTGGAAATACCTGTTCAGCCTCTGCAGTCGCTTGTTTTTTATTGGCTGAACCCGCTGACAAGCTCACGGGTGTTGGAACGGGTATCCGTACTGAACAATTGATACATAAAAAACAGGTGATCGACCAAGCACTTGCACTGCATGTGCAATATGTCGGGAACGATCCACTTAAAGCCTTATGTGCCGTGGGTGGACTTGAAATCGCGGCTATGACAGGCGCGTATATTCGTTGTGCGCAATTGGGTCTGCCGATGGTGGTGGATGGGTTTATCAGTACTGTTTCGGCTTTGCTGGCAGTACGTTTAAATCCACAGGTTCGCGCTTGGATGCTTTTTGGACATCAGTCGGCTGAGTATGGTCATGTGCGTTTGTTGCAAGAACTTAAAGCGGTGCCTTTATTGAAGCTGAACCTACGGTTGGGAGAAGGCAGTGGTGCAGGAGCTGCACTGGGGTTGATCAAACTCGCCTGTCGTTTACATAATGAAATGGCAACATTTGCTGAAGCAGCAGTGATTGGTGAGAAAGTTTAA
- the lptC gene encoding LPS export ABC transporter periplasmic protein LptC, giving the protein MDTKVLYITAVAIAAISSGYYYYSGKGHKLEVDGAQSMTYSAEQIQLTQTDEQGNLYVRAKVDRLEQDMQKKTSKLENLNAEMYKDGKVDATFYAKQANGINDNEKVVLTNHVVAKKMLDQGQMQFDTAELTAFPQTRELESQHQVVVTTPQAEFVSQGLKANLNTGQYDFFHIRGKYEP; this is encoded by the coding sequence ATGGATACTAAAGTTTTATATATCACTGCTGTAGCCATTGCGGCTATCAGTAGTGGTTATTACTATTACAGCGGAAAAGGGCATAAGCTCGAGGTCGATGGTGCGCAAAGCATGACCTATTCTGCTGAACAGATCCAACTGACTCAAACAGATGAGCAGGGTAATTTATACGTCCGCGCAAAAGTAGATCGTCTTGAGCAAGACATGCAAAAGAAGACCTCTAAGTTAGAGAACTTAAATGCTGAGATGTATAAAGATGGAAAAGTGGATGCGACTTTCTATGCCAAGCAAGCCAATGGCATCAACGACAACGAAAAAGTCGTGCTGACAAACCATGTGGTTGCAAAGAAAATGTTGGATCAAGGTCAGATGCAGTTTGATACTGCAGAGTTGACAGCGTTTCCACAGACACGTGAATTGGAATCTCAGCATCAAGTGGTTGTTACCACACCACAAGCAGAATTTGTCAGTCAGGGCTTAAAAGCGAATTTAAATACGGGTCAATATGACTTTTTCCATATTCGAGGGAAGTATGAACCATAA
- a CDS encoding KdsC family phosphatase has protein sequence MASYILLEQARYVEALVLDVDGILSDGFVTLTNSGDEIKSFDIRDGLGMKLVQQAGVKVIIITGRKSQIVEKRMSDLGVDLVYQGREDKGVALREACAKFGISPEDCLYMGDDWPDLSAFAIAGMKVTVPNGHLEVRRRADLVTQAMGGRGAVREICDMILQAKGAYETLLEKYTAVPH, from the coding sequence ATGGCTTCTTATATTTTGTTAGAACAAGCGCGTTATGTAGAAGCTCTAGTTTTGGATGTTGATGGTATTTTAAGTGATGGTTTTGTGACTTTGACCAACTCGGGAGACGAAATCAAATCTTTCGATATCCGTGATGGTTTAGGCATGAAATTGGTTCAGCAAGCTGGTGTAAAAGTGATTATCATCACGGGGCGTAAAAGTCAGATTGTTGAAAAACGTATGTCTGATTTGGGCGTAGACCTTGTTTATCAAGGCCGTGAAGACAAAGGTGTTGCACTGCGCGAGGCTTGTGCAAAATTTGGTATTTCACCAGAAGACTGTTTATACATGGGTGATGACTGGCCAGACCTCTCTGCATTTGCCATTGCAGGCATGAAAGTAACTGTACCAAATGGTCACTTAGAGGTTCGTCGTCGTGCGGATTTAGTCACTCAAGCGATGGGTGGGCGTGGCGCTGTACGCGAAATCTGCGATATGATTTTACAAGCCAAAGGTGCATACGAAACTTTACTTGAAAAGTACACCGCAGTCCCGCATTAA
- the lptB gene encoding LPS export ABC transporter ATP-binding protein yields MEQTLNQPQTLCIKHLAKNYSKRWVVKDVSFSMQSGQIVGLLGPNGAGKTTSFYMVVGLVRMDKGEIHLDDLDMSDLAMHERARKGIGYLPQEASIFRKLTISENIMSILETRKDLNKEQRKQRLHELLADFKISHIKDSLGMSVSGGERRRAEIARALAADPKFMLLDEPFAGVDPISVGDIKDIIRTLKDRGIGVLITDHNVRETLAICERAYIVSEGAVIAEGSPDEILANETVRQVYLGDDFTV; encoded by the coding sequence ATGGAGCAAACTCTCAATCAGCCACAAACCCTATGTATTAAGCATCTCGCGAAAAACTACAGCAAACGTTGGGTAGTGAAAGATGTATCGTTTAGCATGCAAAGCGGACAAATCGTAGGTTTGCTTGGACCCAATGGTGCAGGGAAAACCACCAGTTTCTATATGGTGGTTGGACTGGTGCGTATGGATAAAGGTGAAATTCATCTTGATGACCTAGACATGTCTGATTTGGCCATGCATGAACGCGCACGTAAAGGTATTGGTTACTTACCTCAAGAAGCCTCAATTTTTAGAAAACTCACCATTTCTGAAAATATTATGTCGATTTTGGAAACGCGTAAAGACCTGAACAAAGAACAACGTAAACAGCGTCTGCATGAATTGCTAGCTGATTTCAAAATTAGTCATATTAAAGATTCATTGGGTATGAGTGTGTCTGGTGGTGAACGTCGTCGTGCTGAAATTGCACGTGCACTGGCAGCCGATCCAAAATTTATGTTACTTGATGAGCCTTTTGCTGGGGTTGACCCAATTTCAGTGGGGGACATTAAAGACATTATTCGCACCTTAAAAGACCGTGGTATTGGCGTTCTCATTACAGACCATAACGTCCGTGAGACTTTGGCGATTTGTGAACGTGCTTATATCGTGAGTGAAGGTGCAGTGATTGCTGAAGGTTCTCCAGATGAAATCTTAGCCAATGAAACCGTTCGTCAAGTCTATCTGGGTGATGACTTCACTGTTTAA
- a CDS encoding universal stress protein — protein MKRVIACIDSSPCINALAEAAAWIAKQTGRELVLLQVLDYYPASYHLGEISGVIGFESNAMLLKELAELEQKQSELALSYSNNLLDHISKLILEMHGLHTTHIQEKGDFLEQSFNLLHEDDIVVIGRVGEKSAERNKPLGSNVENFIRGANCTVMTVGDSFKPPTRFIFAYEYSPTCVKMMKRIAQSDLLRLLQCHLVYVGDHPEILREPEQYLKDANLDVITEYRYGDVAENILEYQKEHGIQLIVLGAFSHSKIHQFFLGSIATTIFRNAKVPLLVAR, from the coding sequence ATGAAACGAGTCATTGCATGTATTGATTCTTCCCCTTGTATCAATGCCCTAGCAGAAGCTGCGGCGTGGATTGCAAAACAGACGGGGCGGGAATTGGTGCTTTTACAAGTTTTGGATTATTATCCAGCAAGTTATCACTTAGGTGAAATTAGCGGGGTAATTGGATTTGAAAGCAATGCAATGTTGCTCAAAGAGCTGGCTGAATTAGAGCAAAAGCAAAGTGAACTTGCGCTCAGTTATAGCAATAATTTACTCGATCATATTTCGAAACTCATTCTCGAAATGCATGGCCTACATACGACGCATATTCAAGAGAAGGGTGACTTTCTAGAGCAAAGTTTTAACTTATTGCATGAAGATGACATTGTGGTGATTGGCCGAGTGGGTGAGAAATCGGCTGAACGCAATAAACCATTGGGCAGTAATGTCGAGAACTTTATCCGCGGTGCAAACTGTACCGTCATGACGGTAGGTGATAGCTTTAAGCCACCTACGCGCTTTATCTTTGCCTACGAATATTCACCGACGTGTGTGAAGATGATGAAGCGGATTGCGCAAAGTGATCTACTGCGCCTCTTACAATGCCATTTGGTCTATGTGGGTGACCACCCTGAAATTTTAAGAGAGCCTGAACAGTATTTGAAAGATGCAAATTTGGATGTGATTACAGAATATCGTTATGGTGACGTGGCTGAGAATATTCTGGAATACCAAAAGGAACATGGTATACAGCTGATTGTGCTCGGTGCATTTAGTCACAGTAAAATTCATCAGTTCTTCTTGGGCAGCATTGCAACCACCATTTTTAGGAATGCCAAAGTTCCCTTACTAGTGGCTCGTTAA
- a CDS encoding histidine phosphatase family protein codes for MLYLDFLRHGETRLSHTLRGKTDDALTAKGWVQMQSTLTQAEQVRPAWDVIYSSPLQRCRLFAEQWAEQKQLPLFIEPNLQEMDFGEWEAQPTERLYQLFPDELAQFWQTPLSFTPPQAESLLVFKSRVLKSVERLTQQMHAQGWTRALIISHAGVIKLLKCQALKQNDNDLLKMSAELGQLNCFVFIQGQLQFIQSEDV; via the coding sequence ATGTTGTATTTAGATTTTCTGCGCCATGGCGAAACCAGATTAAGTCATACCCTACGGGGTAAAACGGATGATGCTTTGACGGCGAAAGGTTGGGTGCAAATGCAGTCTACCCTCACGCAGGCTGAGCAGGTTAGACCGGCGTGGGATGTCATTTATAGCTCACCGCTACAGCGCTGCCGTTTATTTGCAGAGCAATGGGCCGAGCAAAAACAGCTTCCTTTGTTTATAGAACCGAATTTGCAAGAAATGGATTTTGGAGAATGGGAAGCTCAGCCGACTGAGCGACTTTATCAACTCTTTCCAGATGAGTTGGCTCAATTTTGGCAAACACCGTTAAGCTTTACCCCGCCTCAGGCAGAAAGCCTATTGGTATTTAAAAGCCGCGTTCTAAAGTCTGTAGAGAGGTTGACCCAACAAATGCATGCGCAGGGCTGGACACGTGCATTGATTATTTCCCATGCGGGAGTGATTAAACTCTTAAAATGCCAAGCGCTGAAACAAAATGATAACGATCTTTTAAAAATGTCAGCAGAGTTGGGGCAGTTGAACTGCTTTGTTTTTATTCAAGGGCAGCTTCAGTTTATTCAAAGTGAGGACGTGTAA
- a CDS encoding O-methyltransferase — MQQMWTEIDNYIDAHLIPEDPILLQTLENTEKHGFPDHLAVAPNQGMLLQMLIQMNQCKRVLELGTFAAYSTMWLARSLPEDGYILTIEGRDTHAAMGQENIDKAQLKQTVELKCGRAADILKSLPADIEPFDFIFIDADKQSYPEYLELSLNLSHSGTLIFLDNVIRAGDIINPENHKPSIEGIRDMFKAMQNHPKILSCTALQTVGSKGHDGFALAIVK, encoded by the coding sequence ATGCAACAAATGTGGACAGAGATTGATAACTATATCGATGCACATTTAATTCCTGAAGATCCCATTCTACTGCAAACTTTAGAAAATACAGAGAAGCATGGTTTTCCAGATCACTTAGCTGTTGCACCCAACCAAGGTATGCTTTTACAGATGTTGATTCAAATGAATCAATGTAAGCGTGTGCTAGAGCTCGGCACTTTTGCCGCCTATAGCACCATGTGGTTAGCGCGCAGTTTACCTGAAGACGGCTATATTTTAACGATTGAGGGGCGGGATACGCACGCTGCGATGGGTCAAGAAAATATCGACAAAGCTCAGCTCAAACAAACCGTTGAACTCAAATGTGGACGTGCAGCAGATATCCTTAAATCACTGCCTGCAGACATTGAACCTTTCGACTTTATTTTTATTGATGCCGATAAACAAAGCTACCCAGAGTATTTGGAATTAAGCCTGAATTTATCTCATTCAGGTACTTTGATTTTCCTCGATAACGTGATTCGTGCAGGCGATATTATCAATCCTGAAAATCATAAACCTAGTATTGAAGGGATTCGAGATATGTTTAAAGCGATGCAAAACCATCCGAAAATTTTGTCGTGCACTGCACTTCAAACGGTCGGTAGCAAAGGACATGATGGATTTGCCTTAGCCATTGTAAAATAA
- a CDS encoding D-Ala-D-Ala carboxypeptidase family metallohydrolase has protein sequence MKKFLKGLFAVSIIPLVMIGCTTSSHKGQTITTPDGKRIFIPQEKISFDRPAPPKIIPYTYNAWMSVGDTLARVREYEVFLERNDVGNIIPSFELLRTARDWQKCGRSQYMIPNRELWKNQIATLKVFKYLVAAKVLTDFEVTSVYRDLPLNQCAGGANSSRHLFNSAIDFRIGPENPQPQDYAYIENTKYRLCQFWTQHGQSLNMGLGLYASGQIHIDTQGYRTWGPDLSRNSSMCNY, from the coding sequence ATGAAGAAATTTTTAAAGGGATTATTTGCGGTTAGCATAATCCCCTTAGTGATGATTGGCTGTACGACGTCATCTCACAAAGGCCAGACCATCACAACTCCTGATGGAAAACGTATTTTTATCCCACAAGAGAAAATTAGTTTTGACCGCCCTGCTCCACCTAAAATTATTCCTTATACCTACAATGCTTGGATGTCTGTCGGTGACACGCTTGCACGCGTACGTGAGTATGAAGTTTTTCTTGAACGTAATGATGTGGGAAATATCATCCCAAGCTTTGAACTGCTCAGAACAGCACGCGACTGGCAAAAATGTGGTCGCTCACAATATATGATTCCCAACCGTGAGCTTTGGAAAAACCAAATTGCGACTCTAAAAGTGTTTAAATATTTGGTTGCAGCCAAAGTACTGACTGATTTTGAAGTTACTTCAGTTTATCGTGATCTACCTTTAAACCAATGTGCAGGTGGTGCCAACTCATCCCGCCACTTATTCAATTCTGCTATCGATTTTCGAATCGGACCTGAAAACCCGCAGCCACAAGATTATGCATATATTGAAAATACAAAATATCGTCTATGCCAATTTTGGACTCAACACGGACAAAGTTTAAACATGGGCTTAGGTTTATATGCCTCTGGTCAGATTCACATTGATACCCAAGGATATCGTACATGGGGCCCAGACCTCAGTCGCAATTCTTCAATGTGTAATTACTAG